Proteins co-encoded in one Paraburkholderia terrae genomic window:
- a CDS encoding dodecin, producing MSDHVYKQIELTGSSTKSSDDAIRCAIEKASKTLRNLHWFQVIETRGHIEDNKVSHWQVTLKVGLRIDD from the coding sequence ATGAGCGACCACGTGTACAAGCAGATCGAGCTAACAGGTTCGTCAACGAAGTCCAGCGATGACGCGATCCGCTGCGCGATCGAAAAAGCCAGCAAAACACTACGCAATCTGCACTGGTTCCAGGTCATCGAAACGCGCGGTCACATCGAAGACAACAAGGTGTCGCACTGGCAGGTAACGCTGAAGGTCGGATTGCGCATCGACGATTGA
- a CDS encoding NAD(P)-dependent oxidoreductase, whose amino-acid sequence MEEREVEIGFCGPGLMGAPMIRHLLGAGHAVHVWNRTPAKAEALVPDGATVASTPAGLVGRAEAIFLCVLDAAAVEEVVFGANGIVPGVLEAKGNSHVRWIVDHGSIPPSATRAFAARAANANIGWIDAPVSGGVAGAIAGTLAVMAGGEAADVAAVTPVIGAYAARVTHMGAAGAGQTTKLCNQAIVTSTVAAIAEAVSLAQRSGIDAARLTQALAGGWADSVLLQTFVPRMTQSGQPPIGALSTFQKDVDTIAAAAYETGTPMPVSGTVQQLLRLGAAMGLADADLSGFIDVLQTPRKKG is encoded by the coding sequence ATGGAGGAGAGAGAAGTGGAGATCGGTTTTTGCGGACCGGGCTTGATGGGTGCGCCGATGATTCGGCATCTGCTGGGTGCAGGCCATGCAGTGCATGTGTGGAACCGTACGCCGGCGAAGGCGGAGGCACTGGTGCCGGACGGCGCGACGGTCGCGTCGACACCCGCCGGACTCGTCGGCCGGGCTGAAGCAATTTTCCTGTGCGTGCTGGACGCGGCGGCTGTCGAAGAAGTCGTGTTCGGCGCGAACGGCATCGTGCCCGGCGTGCTTGAGGCGAAAGGCAACAGCCACGTGCGCTGGATTGTCGACCACGGCAGCATCCCGCCGTCGGCGACCCGCGCGTTCGCCGCACGGGCGGCGAACGCGAACATCGGCTGGATCGACGCCCCCGTGTCGGGCGGCGTGGCGGGTGCGATCGCCGGAACGCTCGCCGTGATGGCGGGCGGCGAGGCCGCCGATGTTGCCGCCGTCACACCCGTGATCGGGGCCTATGCGGCTCGCGTCACACACATGGGCGCGGCGGGCGCGGGACAAACCACCAAGCTGTGCAATCAGGCGATCGTGACGTCGACGGTGGCGGCCATCGCCGAGGCCGTCAGCCTCGCGCAGCGCAGCGGCATCGACGCCGCACGGTTGACGCAGGCGCTCGCTGGCGGCTGGGCCGACTCGGTGCTGCTGCAGACCTTCGTGCCGCGCATGACGCAGTCAGGTCAGCCGCCGATCGGCGCGTTGAGCACGTTCCAGAAAGATGTGGACACGATTGCAGCCGCGGCTTACGAGACGGGCACTCCAATGCCGGTTTCGGGCACGGTGCAGCAGTTGCTGCGTCTCGGTGCAGCCATGGGACTGGCGGATGCCGATTTGTCCGGTTTCATCGACGTGTTGCAGACGCCACGTAAAAAAGGGTAG
- a CDS encoding ABC-F family ATPase, with the protein MLSTANITMQFGPKPLFENISVKFGGGNRYGLIGANGCGKSTFMKILGSDLEQSAGNVMLEPNVRLGKLRQDQFAYEDVRVLDVVMMGHTEMWGAMTERDAIYANPEATDDDYMHAAELEAKFAEYDGYTAEARAGELLLGIGISIDLHNGPMSNVAPGWKLRVLLAQALFSKPDVLLLDEPTNNLDINSIRWLEDVLNEYDSTMIIISHDRHFLNQVCTHMADMDYGTLKVYPGNYDDYMLASTQARERQQAANAKAKERVADLQDFVRRFSANKSKARQATSRLKMIDKIKIEEFKPSSRQNPFIRFEYEKKLHNIAVVADSITKKYDRTIFSNFDLSVQPGERIAIIGENGAGKTTLLRSLLGNLSVDHGSIKWAENANVGYMPQDTYEEFPSDVTLMDWIDQYRKEGDDEQMVRGTLGRLLFNADDIRKSVKVLSGGEKGRMIWGKLMLGRHNVLLMDEPTNHMDMESIESLQIALDKYDGTLIFVSHDREFVSGLANRIIEVKTDGTLTDFGGNYEDFLSSQGVQ; encoded by the coding sequence GTGCTGTCTACTGCCAACATCACCATGCAATTCGGGCCGAAGCCCCTGTTCGAGAACATCTCGGTCAAATTCGGCGGAGGCAACCGCTACGGCCTGATCGGCGCGAACGGTTGCGGCAAGTCCACGTTCATGAAGATCCTGGGCAGCGATCTCGAGCAGAGTGCCGGCAATGTGATGCTCGAGCCGAACGTTCGTCTCGGTAAGCTGCGTCAGGACCAGTTCGCGTACGAAGACGTGCGCGTGCTCGACGTCGTGATGATGGGCCACACGGAAATGTGGGGGGCGATGACCGAGCGCGACGCAATCTACGCGAACCCGGAAGCCACCGACGACGACTACATGCACGCGGCCGAACTGGAAGCGAAGTTCGCCGAGTACGACGGCTACACGGCCGAAGCGCGCGCGGGCGAACTGCTGCTCGGCATCGGTATCTCGATAGACCTGCACAATGGTCCGATGAGCAACGTCGCGCCGGGCTGGAAACTGCGCGTGCTGCTCGCGCAGGCGCTGTTCTCGAAGCCGGACGTATTGCTGCTCGACGAGCCGACCAACAACCTGGACATCAACTCGATCCGCTGGCTCGAAGACGTGCTGAACGAGTACGACTCGACGATGATCATCATCTCGCACGATCGACACTTCCTGAACCAGGTCTGCACGCACATGGCGGACATGGACTACGGCACGCTGAAGGTCTATCCCGGCAACTACGACGACTACATGCTCGCGAGCACACAGGCGCGCGAGCGTCAGCAAGCCGCGAACGCGAAGGCGAAGGAACGCGTCGCCGACCTGCAGGATTTCGTGCGCCGCTTCTCGGCCAACAAGTCGAAGGCACGCCAGGCGACCAGCCGTCTGAAGATGATCGACAAGATCAAGATCGAGGAGTTCAAGCCGTCGTCGCGTCAGAACCCGTTCATCCGCTTCGAGTACGAGAAGAAACTGCACAATATTGCGGTGGTCGCGGACAGCATCACGAAGAAGTACGACCGCACGATCTTCAGTAACTTCGACCTCAGCGTGCAGCCGGGCGAGCGCATCGCGATCATCGGTGAAAACGGCGCGGGCAAGACGACGCTGCTGCGTTCGCTGCTCGGTAATCTGAGCGTCGACCACGGTTCGATCAAGTGGGCGGAGAACGCGAACGTCGGTTACATGCCGCAGGACACATACGAAGAGTTCCCGAGCGACGTCACGCTGATGGACTGGATCGACCAGTATCGTAAGGAAGGCGATGACGAGCAGATGGTGCGCGGCACGCTCGGCCGCCTGCTCTTTAATGCAGACGACATCAGGAAGTCGGTGAAGGTGCTGTCGGGTGGTGAGAAGGGCCGCATGATCTGGGGCAAGCTGATGCTGGGCCGCCATAACGTGCTGCTGATGGACGAGCCGACCAACCACATGGACATGGAGTCGATCGAATCGCTGCAGATCGCGCTGGACAAGTACGACGGCACGCTGATTTTTGTTTCGCATGACCGTGAATTCGTGAGCGGGTTGGCGAACCGGATCATCGAGGTGAAGACGGATGGCACTCTGACCGACTTCGGCGGCAACTACGAAGACTTCCTTTCGAGCCAGGGCGTGCAGTAA
- a CDS encoding aldehyde dehydrogenase family protein: MKTFEHFYIDGKWIKPCGTGTIDVIDSGTEEVMGRIPEGVEADAEAAIAAARAAFDGWAATPPRERGAYLQKIADNLKARTDELAGYICGEVGMPIKLARAIQVGGPVYNWNAYAKLAGEFQFEEQVGNSLVVREPVGVVAAITPWNYPLNQVTLKVAAALAAGCTIVLKPSEVAPLNAFVLAEAIHEAGLPAGVFNLVSGYGPVVGEVLASHPSVDMVSFTGSTRAGKRVSELASASVKRVALELGGKSASVILDDADFAAAIKGTVGACFLNSGQTCSAHTRMIVPESRYDEARELAKKAAEAFVAGDPRVETTRLGPLASAAQQSRVQHYIARGIEEGAELVTGGAGMPDGISKGFFVKPTVFGRVHPKATIAQEEIFGPVLTILTYKDEEEAVRIANDSVYGLGGAVWAGSDERAMGVARRIRTGQVDINGGAWNMAAPFGGYKQSGHGRENGAYGLEEYLEYKSMQLKVNKPA, translated from the coding sequence ATGAAGACCTTCGAGCACTTCTACATCGACGGCAAATGGATCAAGCCGTGCGGCACAGGCACGATCGACGTGATCGACTCGGGTACGGAAGAAGTGATGGGCCGCATTCCCGAGGGCGTCGAAGCTGATGCCGAGGCGGCCATCGCCGCTGCCCGCGCTGCTTTCGACGGTTGGGCCGCGACGCCGCCTAGGGAGCGCGGCGCCTACCTGCAAAAAATTGCAGACAATCTCAAGGCGCGCACCGATGAACTCGCGGGCTACATCTGCGGCGAAGTCGGCATGCCGATCAAGCTCGCACGCGCGATTCAGGTCGGCGGTCCTGTCTACAACTGGAATGCCTATGCGAAGCTCGCGGGTGAATTCCAATTCGAAGAGCAGGTCGGCAATTCGCTCGTCGTGCGGGAGCCCGTCGGCGTCGTCGCCGCGATTACGCCGTGGAACTATCCGCTGAACCAGGTCACGCTGAAGGTGGCAGCCGCACTTGCGGCTGGCTGCACTATCGTGCTCAAGCCGTCGGAAGTGGCGCCGTTGAATGCCTTCGTGCTGGCGGAGGCGATTCATGAAGCTGGGCTGCCCGCCGGCGTGTTCAATCTGGTCAGCGGCTATGGTCCCGTGGTCGGTGAAGTGCTCGCCAGTCACCCATCCGTCGACATGGTGTCGTTCACCGGTTCGACGCGCGCAGGCAAACGCGTATCGGAACTGGCGTCCGCGTCGGTGAAGCGTGTCGCACTGGAACTCGGCGGCAAATCGGCGTCGGTCATTCTCGACGATGCGGATTTCGCTGCGGCGATCAAGGGTACGGTGGGCGCATGCTTTCTGAATTCGGGGCAAACGTGCTCGGCGCACACGCGGATGATCGTGCCCGAATCGCGCTATGACGAAGCGCGCGAACTGGCGAAGAAGGCAGCCGAAGCATTTGTCGCAGGCGATCCTCGTGTCGAGACGACGCGTCTGGGTCCGCTAGCTTCCGCTGCGCAGCAGTCGCGCGTGCAGCACTATATTGCGCGTGGCATCGAAGAAGGCGCGGAACTCGTCACGGGCGGCGCCGGCATGCCGGATGGCATTTCGAAGGGCTTTTTCGTGAAACCGACTGTGTTCGGCCGGGTGCATCCGAAGGCGACGATTGCGCAGGAAGAAATCTTCGGTCCGGTGCTGACCATCCTCACCTACAAGGACGAAGAAGAAGCCGTGCGCATCGCGAATGACTCAGTGTACGGACTCGGCGGCGCCGTATGGGCGGGGAGCGACGAGCGCGCGATGGGCGTTGCGCGGCGTATCCGCACGGGGCAGGTCGATATCAACGGCGGCGCATGGAACATGGCCGCACCGTTCGGCGGCTACAAGCAGTCGGGACATGGCCGCGAGAACGGCGCATACGGGCTCGAAGAGTACCTCGAGTACAAGTCGATGCAATTGAAGGTGAATAAGCCCGCATAG
- a CDS encoding NAD(P)H-dependent flavin oxidoreductase: MFPSYPFAPLVIRGRSLLPVVQGGMGVGVSAHRLAGSVAREGALGTIASIDLRHHHADLLERCRATPDRATLENANRVALTREIHAARTLSEGRGMIAINVMKAVNAHADYVRIACDLGADAIVMGAGLPLDLPDLTQGRDIALIPILSDSRGVGVVLRKWMKKGRLPDAIVIEHPAHAGGHLGVTNLDDMHDARFEFTRVLQEIDEIFTSLQISRSEVPVIVAGGINSHEAVRACLEAGANGVQIGTPFAVTEEGDAHPNFKRVLAEATPDDIVEFVSVTGLPARAVKTPWLERYLRNESRIRTKIGALKRACPTALECLSACGLRDGIEKFGHFCIDTRLAAALRGDVNNGLFFRGREALPFGTAIRSVRDLLELLLTGVARPAVAGRLAFSLG; the protein is encoded by the coding sequence ATGTTTCCTTCCTATCCCTTTGCGCCGCTCGTGATTCGCGGGCGATCGCTGTTACCCGTCGTGCAGGGCGGCATGGGCGTCGGCGTGTCCGCGCACCGGCTTGCGGGCAGCGTGGCGCGCGAAGGCGCACTCGGCACGATCGCCAGCATCGATTTGCGCCATCACCACGCCGACCTGCTCGAACGTTGCCGCGCGACCCCCGACCGCGCGACGCTCGAAAACGCGAACCGCGTCGCGCTTACGCGTGAGATCCATGCCGCGCGAACCCTCAGCGAAGGGCGCGGCATGATCGCCATCAACGTGATGAAGGCGGTCAACGCGCATGCGGACTACGTGCGGATTGCCTGCGACCTCGGCGCGGACGCGATCGTCATGGGAGCCGGTCTGCCGCTCGATCTGCCCGACCTGACACAAGGGCGCGATATTGCGTTGATTCCGATTCTGTCCGACAGCCGGGGCGTCGGCGTGGTGCTCAGGAAGTGGATGAAGAAAGGCCGGTTACCTGATGCAATCGTGATCGAGCACCCGGCGCACGCGGGCGGTCATCTCGGCGTGACGAATCTCGACGACATGCACGATGCGCGTTTCGAGTTCACGCGGGTACTGCAGGAAATCGACGAGATCTTTACTTCGCTGCAGATCAGCCGAAGTGAAGTGCCGGTGATCGTTGCTGGCGGTATCAACAGTCATGAAGCGGTGCGTGCTTGTCTCGAAGCCGGCGCGAACGGCGTGCAGATCGGCACGCCGTTCGCCGTGACAGAAGAGGGCGACGCCCATCCGAACTTCAAGCGCGTGCTGGCCGAAGCGACGCCGGACGACATCGTCGAATTCGTCAGCGTGACGGGCTTGCCGGCGCGCGCCGTGAAGACGCCGTGGCTCGAACGCTATCTGCGCAACGAATCGCGCATCCGTACAAAAATCGGCGCACTCAAACGCGCATGCCCGACTGCACTCGAGTGCCTCAGTGCATGCGGTTTGCGCGACGGCATTGAAAAGTTCGGTCACTTCTGTATCGATACGCGTCTTGCGGCTGCACTGCGCGGTGACGTGAACAATGGCCTGTTTTTTCGTGGACGCGAAGCATTGCCGTTCGGCACTGCAATTCGCAGCGTGCGCGATCTTCTTGAACTGCTGCTGACGGGCGTGGCGCGACCGGCTGTCGCAGGGCGTCTTGCGTTTTCGCTGGGTTGA
- a CDS encoding OmpW/AlkL family protein — MNKKIRSIGVALCTAGLALMTSHACAADTDTTSGIHAGDVLVRLRAISIMPQVRTSDTLSALNVDVNNAIVPEIDFTYMIRDNIGVELILGTSRHQLTSNLGDLGGVNVLPPTLLLQYHFNHQGQVRPYVGAGVNYTYFYNDGLHAGDQQISVKRSSFGPALQMGVDVQLTKSVFANVDVKKVWMKTDASLNGASLGTLHIDPLIVGVGVGMKF, encoded by the coding sequence ATGAACAAAAAAATTCGATCGATCGGGGTCGCGCTATGCACAGCCGGGCTGGCGCTGATGACTTCGCACGCATGCGCTGCGGACACCGACACCACTTCAGGCATTCATGCCGGCGACGTGCTAGTGCGCCTGCGTGCCATCAGTATCATGCCGCAGGTGCGTACGAGCGACACGCTGTCCGCGCTGAACGTTGACGTCAACAACGCGATCGTGCCTGAAATCGACTTCACGTACATGATTCGCGACAACATCGGCGTAGAACTGATTCTCGGCACGTCGCGGCATCAACTGACTTCGAATCTCGGCGACCTGGGCGGCGTCAATGTGCTGCCGCCGACGCTTTTGCTGCAGTATCACTTCAATCATCAGGGGCAGGTTCGGCCGTACGTCGGCGCGGGCGTGAACTACACGTACTTCTACAACGACGGCCTGCATGCGGGCGACCAGCAGATTTCGGTCAAGCGCAGCAGTTTTGGTCCGGCACTGCAGATGGGCGTCGACGTACAGTTGACGAAGTCGGTGTTCGCGAACGTCGATGTGAAGAAGGTCTGGATGAAGACGGATGCATCGCTCAATGGCGCATCGCTCGGCACGCTGCATATCGATCCGTTGATCGTCGGTGTCGGCGTCGGGATGAAGTTCTGA
- a CDS encoding DUF1289 domain-containing protein yields MSSNLHDLPDSPCIGVCSTLFDEICKGCGRTATEVANWVFLTDEEKRSVWTRIEREGTAMRFKFDKL; encoded by the coding sequence ATGTCATCGAATCTGCACGACCTTCCCGACAGCCCCTGCATCGGCGTCTGCTCGACGCTTTTCGACGAAATCTGCAAAGGGTGTGGCCGCACGGCGACGGAAGTGGCGAACTGGGTGTTTCTGACCGATGAGGAAAAGCGTTCCGTATGGACGCGCATCGAGCGCGAAGGCACGGCGATGCGGTTCAAGTTCGACAAGCTGTGA